Proteins from a genomic interval of Cyclopterus lumpus isolate fCycLum1 chromosome 18, fCycLum1.pri, whole genome shotgun sequence:
- the LOC117747838 gene encoding high affinity immunoglobulin gamma Fc receptor I-like isoform X1, whose translation MQFFSKESLSLSCEGNSTEWRVRRFIKYLTYCSSWGTMTGSTCSINSIGISGVYWCESETGQFSNAANITVQSGDVILVSSVRPVTEGHSVTLSCRLRTEKVLYNVDFYKNGKLISNDASGELFISEVTKSDEGFYKCEGRDSPQGFRSLTSPESWLSVKSATTSSPVPVLLVVGLVCGVSLIILLLLVLYCYRKSKDSRLVRSQSTNQSPATDHVTNQVETQNNAYASLLHGKNNEAEESAVYSDVKMSSAADDNVMYAQVYPHNKDKRDERRSRSAEADETVYSEIKPGTSRGNNAVIIKQFVLHIVNSPVE comes from the exons ATGCAGTTCTTCAGCAAAGAGTCACTGTCACTGAGCTGTGAGGGAAACTCTACTGAGTGGAGAGTGAGAAGGTTTATTAAATACCTGACATATTGTTCTTCTTGGGGAACCATGACTGGATCTACATGCAGCATCAACTCTATTGGGATTAGTGGAGTGTACTGGTGTGAGTCTGAAACAGGACAGTTCAGCAATGCAGCCAACATCACTGTACAGA GCGGTGATGTTATCCTGGTGAGCTCTGTCCGTCCTGTGACTGAGGGACATTCTGTCACTCTCAGCTGCAGGTTGAGGACAGAAAAGGTTCTTTATAACGTGGATTTCTATAAAAATGGCAAACTCATCTCAAATGATGCCAGCGGGGAGCTGTTTATCTCTGAAGTTACAAAGTCAGATGAAGGTTTTTATAAATGTGAAGGAAGAGATTCACCACAAGGTTTCAGGAGTTTGACGTCACCAGAGAGTTGGTTGTCAGTTAAAT CTGCAACAACAAGCTCTCCAGTTCCCGTGCTGTTGGTTGTTGGTCTGGTTTGTGGAGTTTCACTGattattctgctgctgctggttctgtaTTGCTACAGAAAGTCAAAAG ATTCACGCCTCGTGAG GTCTCAGAGCACCAATCAGAGCCCAGCTACAGACCACGTGACCAACCAGGTTGAAACTCAAAATAATGCATATGCCTCTCTTCTCCATG GGAAGAATAATGAAGCAGAAGAGAGCGCCGTTTACTCGGACGTGAAGATGTCTTCAGCTGCAG aCGACAATGTGATGTATGCCCAGGTTTACCCTCACAATAAAGACAAGAGAGATGAAC GGAGATCAAGATCTGCAGAAGCGGATGAAACTGTTTATTCTGAAATCAAACCAGGAACATCTCGTGGTAATAATGCAGTGATAATTAAACAATTTGTTTTACATATAGTCAATAGTCCAGTAGAGTAA
- the LOC117747838 gene encoding high affinity immunoglobulin gamma Fc receptor I-like isoform X2 — protein MQFFSKESLSLSCEGNSTEWRVRRFIKYLTYCSSWGTMTGSTCSINSIGISGVYWCESETGQFSNAANITVQSGDVILVSSVRPVTEGHSVTLSCRLRTEKVLYNVDFYKNGKLISNDASGELFISEVTKSDEGFYKCEGRDSPQGFRSLTSPESWLSVKSATTSSPVPVLLVVGLVCGVSLIILLLLVLYCYRKSKDSRLVRSQSTNQSPATDHVTNQVETQNNAYASLLHGKNNEAEESAVYSDVKMSSAADDNVMYAQVYPHNKDKRDERRSRSAEADETVYSEIKPGTSRDQ, from the exons ATGCAGTTCTTCAGCAAAGAGTCACTGTCACTGAGCTGTGAGGGAAACTCTACTGAGTGGAGAGTGAGAAGGTTTATTAAATACCTGACATATTGTTCTTCTTGGGGAACCATGACTGGATCTACATGCAGCATCAACTCTATTGGGATTAGTGGAGTGTACTGGTGTGAGTCTGAAACAGGACAGTTCAGCAATGCAGCCAACATCACTGTACAGA GCGGTGATGTTATCCTGGTGAGCTCTGTCCGTCCTGTGACTGAGGGACATTCTGTCACTCTCAGCTGCAGGTTGAGGACAGAAAAGGTTCTTTATAACGTGGATTTCTATAAAAATGGCAAACTCATCTCAAATGATGCCAGCGGGGAGCTGTTTATCTCTGAAGTTACAAAGTCAGATGAAGGTTTTTATAAATGTGAAGGAAGAGATTCACCACAAGGTTTCAGGAGTTTGACGTCACCAGAGAGTTGGTTGTCAGTTAAAT CTGCAACAACAAGCTCTCCAGTTCCCGTGCTGTTGGTTGTTGGTCTGGTTTGTGGAGTTTCACTGattattctgctgctgctggttctgtaTTGCTACAGAAAGTCAAAAG ATTCACGCCTCGTGAG GTCTCAGAGCACCAATCAGAGCCCAGCTACAGACCACGTGACCAACCAGGTTGAAACTCAAAATAATGCATATGCCTCTCTTCTCCATG GGAAGAATAATGAAGCAGAAGAGAGCGCCGTTTACTCGGACGTGAAGATGTCTTCAGCTGCAG aCGACAATGTGATGTATGCCCAGGTTTACCCTCACAATAAAGACAAGAGAGATGAAC GGAGATCAAGATCTGCAGAAGCGGATGAAACTGTTTATTCTGAAATCAAACCAGGAACATCTCGTG ATCAATAa